The sequence gagggtgaAGGGggacaaggagggagggagaggttaaCCCTGACACGAGacagtagggggggggggggtgagaagGAAAAGGGGAGGTGATCCCAATTGAACATTTGTCATACAGTATTCAATAACGTTTTTCAATGACTCAACAACGcgatggatgcgtcccaaatggccccttatttgaatatggtgccatttgggacacactaaaTAAGATTTAGATGCCTAAAATGTAGGCAAAAGTGATGAGATAAGTCTCTTCCCGATCTCAAAAGTCAGGCCCAGCAGGAATTGTTTACACCTTGCGCTAGcagtcatctgtgtgtgtgaacAGACTGTACTAATCGTTCCATCTGCCCTCTCGCCCTTCCAGCTAGAGGCCATCCAGAAGCACACCTGGTATCAGTAAGTATGGATTAGTTTGGTCTGCCTTTGGATTATAAATAGGGAGGAATTGGGAATTTGAAGTTGATGTCAAACATTGTGTATGGTGCCCAGTGTTTTGGGTCACTAACATGggggtgtgtgtctttgtgtgtgtgtgtgtgtgtgcgtgtatctgtttgtctgcttgtgtgtgtgtgtctcaggtcGGGTCGTAACGAGCCTTGTCCTGAGCAGCCTGCTCccaggcgtgtgtgtgtggggcgcATCCTGTCGCTGACCGAGTTGGACCCGGACGTGCTGGACAGCATGCACTCTCTGGGCTGCTTCAGAGACCGCGGGAAACTCACTCGTGACCTGCAGTGTGAAGAGTATGTGTGTCTGTtcgtctgtgtgcatgtgtcttctctcacatttctctctttctttcattgtcatctgtctctttcttttgttgttttgtctagcTGGACCTACAGTATGTCTACCTTTTCTGTGTCCTTTCTTCTTGTTTGTAATCTGTCTCGTCTTGCGCTCTTCCTCCAGATTGTATTCCTGAATTGAAATCTTTGCAACTTTATACACAAATCTCCCCTTGACTTTAATTTGTGATTTACGAGAAAGTCCAAGTGCATATCTCAAGATTCAACTCTCTTTCAgcacttccccctctctctctcgctctctctccctccctccctccctccctccctctctctctctctctctctccctccctctctatctacctccctctccatctacctccctccctctctatctccctctctctctctctctctctctctctctctctccctctctatctccctccctctctctctccctctccctctctctctctctctctctctctctctctctctctctctctctctctctctctctctctctctctctctctctctccctcgctatctccctccctctctatctccctccctctctatctccctccctctctctccctccctctctctctctctctctctccctctctatctccctctctctctctctctctctctctctctctctctctctctctctctctctctctctctctctccctccctctctatctccctccctctctccttccctttatacagtgggggaaaaaagtatttagtcagccaccaattgtgcaagttctcccacttaaaaagatgagagaggcctgtaattttcatcataggtaaacgtcaactatgacagacaaaatgagaaaaagaaatccagaaaatcacattgtaggattttttatgaatttatttgcaaattatggtggaaaataagtatttggtcaataacaaaagtttctcaatactttgttatataccctttgttggcaatgacacaggtcaaacgttttctgtaagtcttcacaaggttttcacacactgttgctggtatattggcccattcctccatgcagatctcctctagagcagtgatgttttgtggctgtcgctgggcaacacggactttcaactccctccaaagattttctatggggttgagatctggagactggctaggccactccaggaccttgaaatgcttcttacgaagccactccttcgttgcccgggcagtgtgtttgggatcattgtcatgctgaaagacccagccacgtttcatcttcaatgcccttgctgatggaaggaggttttcactcaaaatctcacgatacatggccccattcattctttcctttacacggatcagtcgtcctggtccctttgcagaaaaaacagccccaaagcatgatgtttccacccccatgcttcacagtaggtatggtgttcttttggatgcaactcagcattctttgtcctccaaacatgacgagttgagtttttaccaaatagttctattttggtttcatctgaccatataacattctcccaatcctcttctggatcatccaaatgcactctagcaaacttcagacgggcctggacatgtactggcttaagcagggggacacgtctggcactgcaggatttgagtccctggcagcgtagtgtgttactgatggtaggctttgttactttggtcccagctctctgcaggtcattcactaggtccccctgtgtggttctgggatttttgctcaccgttcttgtgatcattttgacctcatggggtgagatcttgcgtggagccccagatcgagggagattatcagtggtattgtatgtcttccatttcctaataattgctcccacagttgatttcttcaaaccatgctgcttacctattgcagattcagtcttcccagcctggtgcaggtctacaattttgtttctggtgtcctttgacagctctttggtcttggccatagtggagtttggagtgtgactgtttgaggttgtggacaggtgtcttttatactgataacaagttcaaacaggtgccattaatacaggtaacgagtggaggacagaggagcctcttaaagaagaagaaacaggtctgtgagagccagaaatcttgcttgtttgtaggtgaccaaatacttattttccaccataatttgcaaataaattcattacaaatcctacaatgtgattttctggaaagaaaattctcaatttgtctgtcatagttgacgtgtacctatgatgaaaattacaggcctctctcatctttttaagtgggagaacttgcacaattggtggctgactaaatacttttttcccccactgtatctacctcccTCAGAGACAACCAGGAGAAGATGATCTATTATCTCCTGTTGGACAGGAAAGAGCGTTACCCCAGTTACGAGGATGAAGATCTGCCGCCCCGAAATGACGTAGGTGAGTCCCTAGGTGTCAGGAGCGAGCCACTGACTGCACTGACTGACTCCATCCCTGTCTGGTCTGCTGTCTTCCTcctgcccctctgtctctgtgtcttggtGTGTACCTTTCTCCTGCTTCTCCACGGACCACCTTTTAAACCTATCTCCTAATTTTGCTGTCTGACAGTGTGAATCTGGAAACTGATGCATATGAGTGTGGGGTAGAAGTGTGTTTGGGGAAAggtgcgttgtgtgtgtgtttgggttatgtgtgtgtgtgggggttggggggggtaGGTGTGTGTAggggctgtctgtgtgtgtgtgtctggggatATTTTGAGTAGTTGTGATAGGCTTACTATGTACATTGTATGTTCTGATgaagggggtggggttggggtggGTCTTACTGCGTAATGTACTAACTCCACCCTGGTGTCGCTCAGCGGACCCCCCTCGTAAGCGCGTGGACTCTCCCATGCTGACGCGTCATGGCCGCTGCCGCCCGGAGAGGAAGAGCCTAGAGGTGTTGAGTGTGACCGAGCAGGGGTCTCCCACCCCGCCCCGCAGGGCCCTTGACACGGCCGCACACAGCCAGAGGTACTGGAGGGGTGTCACACACATGGtccagaaacacaaacacacaaaaaataGCAAATGCAGGCACACACTCAcatagacagacaggcacacatgcacacacacacacacacacatattacatTCTTACTAGCCAAAAACATTTTGCTAGCCAAAAATAATACACACAGTATACATTATAATAAAATTATTATAATTTGTCACATTTTACTTGATGGTGGAATATTCTTCACCTTTATGATGATGACCTTTAACCATATGACCTCTTGTGACCCCTCTACAGGTCTCGATCAGTCAGTGGGGCGTCCACCGGcctctcctccagccctctcaGCAGTCCCAGGGTAAGAGGCTTGTTGGCCAACACTTTTAACATCCACTCTGAAATTATAAAGTATACAACGTTGACTCTGAACTGTCTtttcatatacagtatatgtcaGATTGTCTTTTAACATTGCGTTAATGTTGCTTTAACGTTTCCTCTGAGATTGTCCATCTCACTCAAGCTCCTTGGTCATTCTGAGCCATTTTACATGTCATACCACATTATCAGAATAATTCTCACCCATTTGGAGTTTCTTTGGCATTTATCTTATTTTTCTGCTTTTTCTACACCACACTTTCTACAATATGGTCCAACTTAAAACATGCATATTTTTATAAAGCAGCACAGTACATAAAGTAAAGTTAAAACATGTTTGGGTTGCAGAAATGTAAGATATACGATGTTGATCATCGTTGGTAGTCATTGTTGGTTTgagttattattattaaatttttttgaAGTTGTGTTCCACTGTAACCATGAAAATGTCAACATACTGATTCAATTTATTTTATCCGTATCAGCAAAAGCAGAAACCCTATTTTACTACAGTCACTACCGAAAGACTAAGTTCAGAGTCATAAAATGGCTTTACGCCATTTTGTAGTGTTTGTCTTCCGTACGGTTTCTGACATGGAGGGATTTTTGTGTGCTGGGTTATCTAAAAAAAGAGTGAGGTTGGAACGCAAATGGTTGAATGCAGGGTCAGAACTAATGATTTTACAATCAGTTATACAAATATCTCACACCATCAGTGCAGTTTCTTCACCATCATTCAAGAAGCACTCCTTTGTCATAACCCATAACACTCATTTCCATCCTTCTTTTCCCATTTTTTccatccccctctttctcttcttcATTTCCATTCCCCCCCTCCCCCTAGTCCTATCAGAGCCCTGTCTTCACGTTCAGCCAATCAGACGTCACTTCTGCCACCCCTCACACTAAGGACCCATCCAAACTAGGAAGTGCTACCACGCCTCGGCCGGCCCGAGCCCACGACAAACCCAAAGCGGCCCAGAACCCCAAAACCCAAACCCTGCCCACCACCACCAAGGGCGGTCCCGCCGCCAACCGGCCCCACCTCCAGCCCATCAAGTCCCTCCCCATCCACAACTCCCCctcccgctccccctcccccctcctctcacccATCCCCCGCTTCTTCTTCTTCCCCTCGCCCTCCGTGCTCAAATCGGTCACTAAGAGCTTCTACCCCAACTCTGTGTCGCAGGTTACCCCCCAGGGCTCTCCACTGCCCACCCCCATGGGCACCCCcgtccaccacccccaccacccctcctccacccctccctccaactcctcctcgtcctcctcctcgcgGGCGGAGGGAGGCGGAGGGGTGGGCTCCCTGTCCCTGACTCCGCCCTCCAGCCCCGGAGGGAGCGGCGGCATGGCAGCTAGCAGCTCAGCCCATTGGAGGACCCGCCTCAACTCGTTCAAGAACAACTTGCTGGGCTCGCCCCGCTTCCACCGCCGCAAGATGCAGGGTGAGAGGTTACAAGGTCATACGGTCATAATAAAGTCACTTTCTTTTGGTGTTTCTTTAGGAAGTTGCAGTCTTACATTGAAAAGGGAAAATCAGAGCCTGTGTTTTACAGTGTTAACATCCCAATTTTGACACGATTGACAATATAGAACAAATGAATACAAATTGACTTAGAATACGCAGACATAATATATGTAACTACATAGCAATAGATCTTAAACAATTTAAATTGAGTTTGAGCAAATTAGCATACATAGCTACATTAACAAATATCCTGTTTTTTCAGTACCCACATTAGAGGACATGTCAAGCCTGACCCCAGAGTCCAGCCCTGAGtaagtcacacacaaacacacacacacgcacacacacacacactcatgaacATGCCTCCCAGATGCCCTACGCCGAGGACCGACTCATTTTACCTCGCTATAACCTTTTCTTTGTttgtctgcctgtgtctgtctgtctgtctgtgtatgtgtgtcatgcTCCCTCAGGCTGGCTAAGAAGTCGTGGTTTGGGAACTTCATCAGCCTGGAGAAGGAGGAGCAGATCTTCGTGGTGATCAGAGACAAACCGCTGAGCTCTGTCAAGGCAGACATCGTCCACGCCTTCCTCTCTGTGAGTATCTGACTCTGCTCTGAACATCCTCAATTAACAATGTCCGAGACTTGTCTTGAGAAAGGCCTACATTCTATCTCCTTGTTTTTCTGAATCACACTTCAGTCCTAGTAATATGTTCATGTTTTTGAAGTGTTAGGAATTTCTCTTGTGAACCTTTATATGTTCAATACAATCCGTTTTATTGACATGAAAAACGTGTCAAAGTTTCAGATGGTAGTAAATGTTCTCTCTACTACCCCATCTCACATtgaccctctttctctgtctctccctcttactTTCTCTACCcacctctccctttctttcttttcaTTACCCCACATATTTATCCCTCCCTTTACTTATCCTATCAACCCCCCCAGATCCCCTCCCTCAGCCACAGCGTCATCTCCCAGACCAGCTTCAGGGCCGAGTATAAGACCTCCGGCGGCCCCTCCGTCTTCCAGAAGCCCGTTAAGTTCCAGGTGGACATTGCCTtctctgagggagagagagagcgggagagggagaaagCCGAGAGGGAGGGCAAGAGAGAGGCAGGCATCTACAGCGTGACATTTACCCTCATATCAGGCAAGTGGTGCTTGGAATGGAAAGGACAAAGTGTTCATTCTAATGCTGTTAGTTGGGGATTTACAGCATCTGGTTTATATGGTGGATTTAATTGTTACAGTTCTGCGAATTAATTAAAGTAGGGCAGGTTTGTTATGGTGGAAGGGAGAGCTTTGGCTGTGCTTTTGGTATatgctaagtgtgtgtgtgtgtgtgtatgtgcggtgtaggtgtgtgtgtctttagtGCTGGTAAAAGCTTGCTTCTTAtcaatgcctgtgtgtgtgtgtgtgtgtgtgtgtgtgtgtgtgtgtgtgtgtgtgtgtgtgtgtgtgtgtgtgtgtgtgtgtgtgtgtgttcgcaggtcCTAGTCGCAGGTTCAAACGAGTGGTGGAGACCATTCAGGCCCAGCTTCTCAGCTCCCACGATCAGCCCATGGGTGTCTCTGGTGAGTCACACACATTCTCTGTTACTCACCAACCTCACACACTATTTCCCACATCCAGTTACACTTCATAATAACCTAAATTAAAAATCCATGATTTGCTTTATAAATTATTGTAATTGTTATAAGTGATTGTATATGTttacaaataatgaaatatgaATGTATTAATAGTATGCACACTATTAGTAGTTTATTAATTATTCATTAAGATTATTATAAAGTGTTTCCCCACATTCTTACACACCCTGGTTTCACCTACATGAATGGAGtcactttattctctctctctctctctctctctctctctctctctctctctctctctctctctctctctctctctctctctctctctctctctctctctctctctctctctctctctctctctctctctctctctctctctctctctctctctctctctctctctctctctctctctctctccagaccccttCCCAGACGAGAAGAACAGTCGGCCCCACGGGACCCCCACCCGCCAGAACTCCCGC is a genomic window of Coregonus clupeaformis isolate EN_2021a unplaced genomic scaffold, ASM2061545v1 scaf0282, whole genome shotgun sequence containing:
- the LOC123484349 gene encoding serine/threonine-protein kinase BRSK2-like, with protein sequence MSKELSLSQSAQYVGPYRLEKTLGKGQTGLVKLGVHCITGQKIAIKIVNREKLSESVLMKVEREIAILKLIEHPHVLKLHDVYENNKYLYLVLEHVSGGELFDYLVKKGRLTPKEARKFFRQIISALDFCHSHSICHRDLKPENLLLDEKNNIRIADFGMASLQVGDSLLETSCGSPHYACPEVIRGEKYDGRRADVWSCGVILFALLVGALPFDHDNLRQLLEKVKSGVFHMPHFIPPECQALLKGMIEVDPDKRLTLEAIQKHTWYQSGRNEPCPEQPAPRRVCVGRILSLTELDPDVLDSMHSLGCFRDRGKLTRDLQCEEDNQEKMIYYLLLDRKERYPSYEDEDLPPRNDVADPPRKRVDSPMLTRHGRCRPERKSLEVLSVTEQGSPTPPRRALDTAAHSQRSRSVSGASTGLSSSPLSSPRVTPQGSPLPTPMGTPVHHPHHPSSTPPSNSSSSSSSRAEGGGGVGSLSLTPPSSPGGSGGMAASSSAHWRTRLNSFKNNLLGSPRFHRRKMQVPTLEDMSSLTPESSPELAKKSWFGNFISLEKEEQIFVVIRDKPLSSVKADIVHAFLSIPSLSHSVISQTSFRAEYKTSGGPSVFQKPVKFQVDIAFSEGEREREREKAEREGKREAGIYSVTFTLISGPSRRFKRVVETIQAQLLSSHDQPMGVSDPFPDEKNSRPHGTPTRQNSRRSEGGGDRCEWGERGDGGGIGGGIGGSGGVLQRRGSGKERTRLLSSNGTQSQP